The Sporosarcina sp. FSL W7-1349 genome contains the following window.
TTTTGTCGGGCTTTGCAAGTTTTGCACCCAAGGCTGCACCCCCATTCCATCCCAATGAAGATCCTCCATTACCAAATAAAGTGCCTGGCTTATTCCGTGGCAAATGATTTTGCACCGCCATCGAATTCGTAATAGTTTCATTTAAAATTATTGTTTCTTCATCAATTGCATTTCTTATGCAAGCCGTAAGCCATTCGGGAGTAATAATACCGTCGCTAGGTTCTTCCTCCGCCTTTCTCCATTCAACTCGCTGCTTTTCATGTATATTCTTTAATTTCACATATCTTTCTTTAAATTTATTTTCATCCAAATCAATACTATCAATATATTGATTTAACAGAGTCAATCCTAAATAAGAATCTACCTGATAAAAAACTTCGGATGGTATATGCCATAACGGGATATCGGATTTTATAGGGTCCGTGTCTATAAATATTACTTTACAATCCTCGTTTGGCTGATTCATAGAAGGCACCCAAGGAATATCTGAGTCTATTACTATAATCACATCCGCATCCGAAATTAATTCAGTTACATTAAATCCAAGGTGCAATGGGTGATCGCTTGGAAAGTTCAGGTAAGTAGGATTAACTTCAATTACTGGAATAGTTAAGCTTTCACAGAACTTAACAACTTGCTCCACACTTTTTTCATTTTTTCCCAAGTGAGAGGTAATTAAGACAGGATTACTAGCATTCACGACGTTTTCTACGATAAAGGAAACACTTTCCCAAGATAAAGAGTTCTTTTCAACCGGCTTCCATTTGGAAGATAAGTCTTCCGAAGAATGGACCACTTCTTCTAAAACTTCCCTAGCCCCGGTTAAGTAAACAGGTCCTTTGGGTTCACTATATGCCAGTTGAAATGCTCTATAAACGAGCTGTTTAACATTCTTCCCAGTTCTTATATCTTGTTCCCACTTCACGTAGTTTCTTAGAATCCCTCTTTGATCATAAACGTTTTGCAAGTAATTAATGTGTGAGTTTCGACTACCTGGTAATTCCCCATCCATTGTATAGGGGGTTTCCCCAGAAAAAATAAAGACGGGTATCCGTGAACGGAGTGCATTATGTAAACTACCTCCTAAGTTTTGCGTACCGACATCTGTGTGTACAAATACTCCCTGGGCCTCGCCGCTCAACAAAAAATAACCATGTGCAGCGCATAGAGCAACATATTCATGAGGACAAATAATAACCTCTGGAAGTGGTCGACCTAACGCTTTTGCCTTTGCCAGGCCTTCAATTATTGCTGGATGATCACTTCCTAGATTGCTAAACAGATAGGTTACTCCCATTTCTTGGAGCGCATCTAACATTGCATCTGCCGTATTTATTAAGTCCATTTCTAGATTCAAATATATCCTCCCCCTATGATATTGTTTTATTCTCTTTTGTGCAGATTAATTGCATGAATCTCAATATATTCATCAAAAGCCATCTTGGAATTTTCTCTACCGATACCACTTTGCTTTATTCCACCGAATGGCATATATTTATAACCTAATGAAGTTTGTCCCGCACCATTTATGAACGTCATTCCTGCTTCAATTTCCCTTGCGATCTTCAAAGCTTTTTCCTCATCGGTTGACCATATCGATGAGCCTAATCCATACTCGGTGTCATTAACCATTCTGATTACTTCTTCTTCACTTTCATAGGAGATAATCGGGATGATTGGGCCAAACTGTTCGCATCGAACAATTTCATCATCTGGTTCCGGGTTTGTCACAATAATTGGTCTTAAATAATAACCATTGTCCCAATTCTCGGGTTCAAGTTTTTTGCCTAACTCAATCATTTTTGCGTTACTACTTTTTATTCTGTTAATCAAATCTTTAATGTTTTCAAATTGCCTCTTATTATTAATCGGTCCAAAATTAGCTTCTTTATTTAATTGATGGCCAATTTTATATTCATCTGTCAGTACACACATCTTTTCGCAAAACTGCTTGTATAAATTACTTGGCACATAAATTCTTTTAATTGCATAACAATACTGCCCTGATCGTCTAAATACTGCACTTGCAATTTTTGGAACGACCTCATCTAAATCAACATCATGTAAGATGATGGCAGCGTCATTTCCTCCCAACTCAAGGTGAATACTTTTTAATGCGTCTGCGGCGGCTTTCATAACATGCTTCGCAGTTTCCCCTCCTCCTGTAAAAGATATTTTTCTAATGAGTGGATGTGTTGTTAATGCTGAACCAACATCTGCATCACCATGTACAACATTAATAACCCCAGGGGGAAATATTTCAGATATTTTCTTCAGGGCTATCGATACGCCCATTGCAGCAAATGGCGATGGCTTGAACACAATCGTATTACCTGCAATTAATACTGGTGCGAGCTTTTGCATTGTTAGAATCATAGGCGCATTCCATGGAACAATGCCCGCGATTACTCCCATTGGTCTTTTTTCTACCTGAACCCAACTCATCCCGTCTTCTATATATTCTGATTTCAATGCAGATTCTGCTAAACTTGCAACATTTCTAATTCCCGTTGCGGCAACATGAATCTCCGCTTTAGTCGTCTCCAATAGCATTCCATTTTCTTTTGAAATTATTTTTGCCAATGATGAACTTTCAGCTTCCAATCTATCTGCTGCTTTTAAACATAGTCTAATACGTTCTGTTAAAGAGACATTCCGCCATAATAAGAAAGCTTCATGTGCTGCTTTCACGGCTTGTTCAACGTGCTGCGCTTTTCCTATTGCAACGTGTCCAACCACATCAGTGAGACGCCCTGGATCATTTACTTCAGAATAGTTTTCTGTCTCGATCTCAACATTATTAATAAGTAAATTAATTTTCATAACTAGAAAAGCCACCTCTTTATCTTATTTGGCATGCAATAAAGAAAAAGCAGACTCCTTCATTTTATTTCGTATTCTCCATTCTTTTACTATGAAAATTATAGAGGAAACAAATGCAACGCTATTCAATATCCAGCTATACTCCCACACAGATATTGGGACAAATAAACAACCGGCTAATATAAAAATAATGACTCGCTTAATTGGTGTTAAAGCCTGGAACAAATAACCTTCAAATGCCATAGCCAATAAGTAACACGCAATTAATGCGGTACCAATTGTTGTGATTGTTTCCAACCAAGGCGCAGGATTGTTATAGCGAAGTAACAATTCCGGTGCATAGACAAAGAGGAAAGGGACTATATAACCAATCACACCTAACCGCATTGCTTGAAAACCAATTTTTGTTGGATCCGCTTTGGCGATTGGAGCTGCTGTAAAACAGGCCATTGCTACAGGGGGAGTGAAATTAGACAAAATTGCAAAGTAAAAAACAAACAAATGAGCAGCTAATGGATCAATTCCCAGCTCCACAAGAGTTGGTGCGACCAAAACTGCTACAAGAGCATATGCTGCAACAGAGGGCATACCCATTCCTAATATAATTGAAACTATGGCGCTAGCTACTAATAGAAAAAATAACCCGTATTCGGCAAGGCTGGTAAGTATTAATCCTAAGTTGAATCCGAGACCAGTAATCCCAGTAATTCCAACAATTAATCCAGCAGCTGAAAGGACAATTCCAATCTCTAACATAACTTTTCCGGTATCAATAAAAATAACAGGAAATAATTTAATCATTTTTTTCCTTATTTCTTTTTGAAAGGACAAGAAAACAATTCCGACCACAGAGGCATACAAACCTGAAATTTGCGGTGAATAGCCTAAGAAAAACAATAGGTAGATAAGGGAAGCAAGAGTTGGAATAACCATCCACCCTTTTTTAAGTACATTAACCATGAGGGGAATATCTTTCTTCTCCATTCTTTTGATTCCCTTTTTTCCGGCAATAAAGTCTACTTGGAAAAAGAGACAAAGATAAAAGAAGAGAGCTGGTATCAACGCTGCTAAGGCTACGTCTGCATAAGGAACTCCTAGTGTTTCAGCTATAATAAAAGCAGCAACTCCCATTACAGGCGGCATAATTTGCCCTCCTGTGGAAGCAACAGATTCTACTGCACCTGCTTCTTCCGAAGAATAGCCACTTTTTTTCATTAAGGGGATTGTCACGGAACCTGTTAAAATTACGTTTGCTACCGGACCACCCGTAATGGTACCTACCAAACTAGAACCTAATATTGAACCTTTCGCAGGGCCACCACGAAAACGACCAAATGCGGAAATAGCAAAGTTATTTAGAATATCTGCTCCACCAAAATATAATAAAATTTGCCCAAAGAATATGAAACTTAATGCGATCGTTGCAGCGATTGCTAATAAATTTAATAAACTATTTGAATCAAGATACATATAGTTAAACAACTGATCCACAGGAGTGGATGACCCTTTAAATATTCCTGGGAAATAAGGTGCAAAGTATCCGTAAAATAAAAATACAAGAACAACGATAAGTAATCCTTTACCTAGTAATCTCCTTATCGCCTCCATGATTAACAAAACAGCCATTACACTTAGAATAAAACGATTTGTCGTTACTGTACCCATTCCCATGACAATGGTTGGATAAAAAAATAATATATATAACCCTGCATTCAATCCTAATGCAGCCAAAATCCAATCATACCAAGGAATCTTTGTTTTAGAGGCCCTTTTAGTTGCGGGTACACTTAAGTAAACAGCACATAAAACTAGGCCAAGAAATATACCAATATATTGTTCGGTATAAATACTTAATCCTAGCTTTTGGTGAATTCCTAAAATGTACAAAATACCTACTATGGGTATTAAAGCCAAGTTAGTACTCAGTAAAGTCTTAAGAAATGAACCTTCGAACTTTCTGTACTTTTGAAACTCTATTTCTTCAACCTTTTCCAAATTCAAATCCTTTTTAAAATTTTCTTCCGTATTATTCATCATGATCCCTCCCCGTAACTACATTATAGGACTATGTTTTTCCACACTTATTCTGATGGGTGAACGAACAATTTAGCATTAGCGACTTATAAATAAGCTGATAATGCTAAATCTTCTGTTCACTATTATTAATTATTATGATTAGGAGGCAGCCTGTTCTAATAGTATTTCCTGATTTTTTTCCACTTCATCATTCCATATTCCTTTATCTTTAAAAAACTGGACTGCTCCAGGATGGTATGGTAAATCTGGTTCTGGATCAAACATTCCTTCGGGAGTCCATGTTGTGAACCAATCATGAATTGGATGGAGTTCTTCATAATTCATCCAAAGTGTTTCCATTATTTCATAAGCAACCTCATCTGATAAATGTGAAGAGGCTACCATCAGTGAAGGATATTCTAACCCGATCTGATCTTCGGCAATATATCCGCTTTCTTTTATAACTGCTAATCTCACGCCTGGAACGATTGCGTTGATGTTATCAATTGTTTCTTGTTCAACGCTGTCAATATCATTTACTGAAACATTATCTAGAAATGAAACTGAGCGCATACCTACAGCATTATGAACTTCCTGAGCAATGGGTGTTGTGGGTGTAAGTGCAAACGCCGCATCAACTCGGTTATCTTGAATGGCTTCGATTCCTGCAGAAGTAGTAGGTATTGGAACTTGTTGTACATCAGCCCATCCTAAACCATTAACTGTTAATGCCGCTTCTAATACCATTTTAGCAATGGCTGATCCTGGATAATCAGCAGCGACTTTCTTTCCTTTTAAATCCGCTATGCTGTGTATAGATGTGTTTTCTCGAACGGCCGCCCCCGTTACACCCAAATAGTTACCTCTCACTAACAACCGCATATTTTTAGTTGGTTCATAACCATTTTCTCCTCTGAATGCCCATACTAAGTCAGGTCCAGAAGCAACTCCTAACTCGATTTCTCCCCTATTTAATTGAGGCCCCCATGCACTAATTCCATTTGAAGGTTTTACAGACATTTTAACATCTGAATTGGTGCTAATTACTTTGGCCAAGCCTGTACCTACGGAATTGTAAGATACTCCAACCGGAGTTGTCCCAATACTAATGTTCCTATTAACCTTGGTTGTATCTTTACTAGTTTCACTAACATCTTCTGCCGACGTATTATTACCAGATTTCGGTGTAGCGTTTTCATTGCAACCCGCGACAAATATTAAAACACCTAATATTGTCAATAAGTTTACAAGTATCCTCCGTACGTTTTTTGGCCTCATAGGGTTTTTCTCCTTTTATTTATATTTTATGACCACTTACGTCTTGTCGTAATTTAAACCGACACTATACACAAAGATGATTACACCCACATTTTATTGATTTCAATCAATTACAAGTGTGTATATACGTTGGAAGCTTAACATAAATCAGCAGGGGCATTTGAGTTCTTTATGATTAGAACGCATCTAGGTATACCCTCTGGTAAGCGTTTACATTATTGTTGAATACCAAGCAATCATGACTGGAAACTCGTTTGCCTTGATGGCGGTTCTCCTATTCCTTGCTCTCTAACACTTGCAATCATTGCTGAACGTAGCATCCATTGTTTTGCACGGATAGGATCGTTTGCAAGATCAGCCATATCTTTTTGTAATTTTGCACGTTGTTCTTGATTTTCTTCTTTTAATGTAGAGGTATTTTTCTCACTAATTTCTTTTACATAGTTAATGGCTACTTTTCTACGTACCGTGCTATACATGTCCAACTCATCTTTTGCATTAGTTGTCCTTTCCCAAATTCTTATCATGCGTTTGCTAAGATCGACAGCATCATGGATTCCGCTGTTTAATCCTAAACCGCCCATTGGGCTGTTTAGATGTGCTGCATCCCCAACTAGGACAACCCGATTTTCATAAAACTTTCCTGCTACTCTTTGATGAATCTTATAAATAGTATTTTCTACAATAGGAAAGTAATCTTTTGTATTTAGCGCCTCTTGCATAGTTCGTTGAATTGTATCTTCATTTAAAGCATCTTCATCTTTTACATGAGGGGGTACCGGGAATAATATACGCCAGGCATCGGGAACTCGCAAAATAAATAAAAACTCTTTGGGGTCAGCAATGTAATTCACATAAGCGAGATCTGAAATATACTGATCAAAAGGTCTTGTTGTCCCTACAAGCATCCAGCGCTCTTCATGTGTATATCCTTCGAATGTAACCCCCAACTTCTTCCTTATCGTGCTACGACCTCCGTCTGTGCCTAACAAGTATGGCGTACGATATGTCTCTTTTCCTTTAGGCGTTTTAACAATGACCGTAACACCATTATCATCCTGTATAAAATCAACCACTTCGGACTCAAATCTAATATCAACTAAAGGTCTTTTCCGCAGTCTTTCAAATACAACCTCTACATAGGTTGCTTGGGAACATTGCAAACGATAAGGATATTTTGTTTCATCTTTCAACATAGCAAAATCAAATTCTGCGAATAGGCCATTCTTTCGGTCTCTATATTGCACTTTATCAGCCTTTAAACCCCGTTGTATGAGTTCCTCAACGAGCCCAGTTTCTTCTAACAACTCTAATGTACCGGCATGAAATGTTGAAGCTCTCCATTCTCGATTTGGTACATCATTCTTTTCAAATAGAAGGACTGGTATTCCTTTCGAACTTAAGATTTCCGCCAACGTTACTCCTACTGGCCCAGCACCAGCAATAATAATAGGATCTTTTTCCATGAAATCCACTCCTGTACCTATGTTTTTTTAGTAAATTGGTTTAAATACTTCCTTTATTTCCTGATGACCATTATTAAGTTCATACTCTTCTACTCTTTCAAAATCAAATGCTTCCATTATCGGCAAATCATTTGTAGAAAATAGGAGCACTTCTTCCGAATCAGAAGTATTAACGTGTTCATGCCAAATCCAGGAAGGGATGACGAAAAAATCTCCTTCGGACCAGTCAAACCGAACGCCATTCATAACCGTGTAACCGGTTCCTTTGAAAACATGATAAACATTGCTATGAACATGACGATGAGCCTTTCCTTGAAAACCAGGACTCAGCTTTTGCATTCTTGAGCCAATACGGTTATTTGCATCTTTACCAGTCGAAGGATTTATATACTCCACTGCAAATCCATCAAATAAGTCTGGATTAAGCTTACTTAATCCATCTAGGCCACTTTTCGTCTGATTCCATTTGTAGCGACCCAAGGGGGCAAGGCTTGGCTGACGATCCGATATCGGGCGGACCATTCCACCTTGGTAGCGCGTTGAACTATAATCATCCGGAACTAAAAGCTTTTGTTGTTTTTCAGGATAAAACTCTGTAAAGCTTACATTCATATATTTTGTAAACGGTGAATCCAAACAATCCATCCAATACACAGTTTCATTTCCTTCATTCGCATGATCATGCCATACCCAACTAGGGGTAATTAAGAAATCCCCTGGTTCAAACGTGATTTTCTCACCATTTACCCGACCTTTAGCTCCTTCTCCCTTCATAATAAAACGTAACGCCGTTGTTGTATGCCGATGTGAAGGTGCGATTTCACCTGGTTTCACCGCTTGAACCGCCGCATAAAGTGTTTGTGTTGCTCCTCCCCATCCAACTGGTTTCAAGTCTTTCATCCCAGGATTTATTAGGAAGACAGCACGTCGGTCAGCTCCGGCACCCACTTCAAGAAGCTCTTCTGCTTCTTCTAAGTTTCGCTCAATCAATTCTTTTTTCCACAAATATGGAATTGGCTTTGCCTCGGGCTCAATGGTATTTAATTGATGAATAGAAGACCATAATGGTCCAAGGTTCTCTCCTTCTAGCTTTTTATTAAATGAAAGAATTTCTTTCGAAGCATTCATAACGATTTACCCCTTTCCTTATTTATAGTCAACTGAAACAGAAAATTCCCCTATTCGATCTATCTGAATTCGGACTATATCTCCCTTTGTGATTGGCCCAACTCCCTCAGGCGTTCCCGTAGTAAGAATGTCTCCCGGTTCCAGTGTCATGACTGCGGACGCCGCTTCTAAAAATTGATAGCAATTATAAATCAAATCCCTTGTATTCGCTGAATGACGTTCTTCCTCATTTACCCAAAGCTTAAAACCGAGCTCATTTGGATTTTCTATTTCATCAGCTGTTACAATCCAAGGGCCAATAGGCGTAAATGTATCAAATGATTTTCTCCAAGGTCGATCTTCTTTTCCTCTTACAGTAATATCCATTAAAGCAAAGTAACCAAAAATATACTTCCATGCTTCTGAAGCAGGAACGTCTTTAGCCTTTCTGCCAATCACAAAAGCTAACTCAGCCTCATGGTCCGTCCTTCTATCTTTATAGGGAAGTTTAACAGTTTCATTAGGTCCGATAATAGAGGACGGAGCTTTTAAGAAGAAGCCAAGTTTTTCTATCGTATATTCAGCATTGTCAAATTGTTCATTCATTTCGTCTTGATGTAAGTAATAATTAACTGGAGCTGCAATAATTTTTCCCGGTTTTGGAACTGGAGGCCTTAAAACGACATCTTCTAATGGATAAGAGTTTGCTTTCAAAATATAATCATCAACTTCAAGTTTTAAGTCTTCATAGTTTTCCATCAGTTTAACTAAAGAAATTTGCGGTTCTTTTGAATTCCAAGGTATAAGGTTACTAATATCAAAAATTCTATCCTCCTTAATAATTCCAGGAATTGATTCGTTAAATATTGCAATTTTCAATTTAGACACATCCTCTTCTCGCGTAGTGAGTTGTTAAACTCGTTTTTGTTAAATAAAATATATCACAATGAGATTTTGAGGTCAAGAATATTTTGAATATTTTAGTAACAGTTGTAATTAACTCGAATTATTATCTAAGCACTGCAAAGTTTATAAACAATTAAATAGCTTTTGTACTGATGGACAGGTCTCAAAAATAAAGCAGAGGGAGAAAGATGTTTCTTTCTCCCTCTGCTTTATTTTTCTAACGTATTAAAGAGAATTATATTCTACCAACCCGATTTTCACATTTTCTTTGAAGGGACTTCGTTGTAAAATCTGTACAAACCAGACAATCTCCTTCTTTGATCTTAATGAGTAAATTTGCACAAAGACATATAAATCATGGATACAATATAGCGTTTCAATTTTTCTATTTTTCAGCGGAAATTGAGTACTAGGACGAGCTCTTCAAGATTACTTTTTGCCTTTGAAATTTTCATTTAACAAGAGATACTCAGTTTATCTAAAGAAGGCTTAGTAGATATCTAACCCTGCAAAAAACCGAAAACTATGATATAAATAGATTTATGACAGAACTTTACAATGGCGTAAAGTGATGGAGAAAAAAGGGGTAGAATTGGCCAATTTATCCACCTGGAGTCCCAGCAATTTATTAGTAAAGGAGATTAATATAAGGTAAACCGTTCATTACTAAATTACATATTTCTTCCTTTCCGGATTAAGTTTTTATCCGCCTAACTTTACGCGCTCACTTATTTCTCGTATAGTAATCCATAAATCCTTCTCTTGGCATTTCAGATTTTGAAAATAAGAACTTGTTTAGAATGCCTCGAAATTAGCAACGAATGGGATTGGAGTTGAATGAAAGATGAAACACTATTAGCCTTATTAATAAAAACATTTTATTTTTTAGCGTGAATATC
Protein-coding sequences here:
- a CDS encoding thiamine pyrophosphate-requiring protein, producing MNLEMDLINTADAMLDALQEMGVTYLFSNLGSDHPAIIEGLAKAKALGRPLPEVIICPHEYVALCAAHGYFLLSGEAQGVFVHTDVGTQNLGGSLHNALRSRIPVFIFSGETPYTMDGELPGSRNSHINYLQNVYDQRGILRNYVKWEQDIRTGKNVKQLVYRAFQLAYSEPKGPVYLTGAREVLEEVVHSSEDLSSKWKPVEKNSLSWESVSFIVENVVNASNPVLITSHLGKNEKSVEQVVKFCESLTIPVIEVNPTYLNFPSDHPLHLGFNVTELISDADVIIVIDSDIPWVPSMNQPNEDCKVIFIDTDPIKSDIPLWHIPSEVFYQVDSYLGLTLLNQYIDSIDLDENKFKERYVKLKNIHEKQRVEWRKAEEEPSDGIITPEWLTACIRNAIDEETIILNETITNSMAVQNHLPRNKPGTLFGNGGSSLGWNGGAALGAKLAKPDKTIVSLTGDGTYLFSLPSSVHWLSRRYKAPFLTVIYNNQGWNATKNNLLRLYPEGIANRDDRYWVNFDQPADLAKIAEAAGGALALTVSDPSELQEVLNKGVEAVKAGRSAVIDVKLQKISEQKD
- a CDS encoding aldehyde dehydrogenase family protein gives rise to the protein MKINLLINNVEIETENYSEVNDPGRLTDVVGHVAIGKAQHVEQAVKAAHEAFLLWRNVSLTERIRLCLKAADRLEAESSSLAKIISKENGMLLETTKAEIHVAATGIRNVASLAESALKSEYIEDGMSWVQVEKRPMGVIAGIVPWNAPMILTMQKLAPVLIAGNTIVFKPSPFAAMGVSIALKKISEIFPPGVINVVHGDADVGSALTTHPLIRKISFTGGGETAKHVMKAAADALKSIHLELGGNDAAIILHDVDLDEVVPKIASAVFRRSGQYCYAIKRIYVPSNLYKQFCEKMCVLTDEYKIGHQLNKEANFGPINNKRQFENIKDLINRIKSSNAKMIELGKKLEPENWDNGYYLRPIIVTNPEPDDEIVRCEQFGPIIPIISYESEEEVIRMVNDTEYGLGSSIWSTDEEKALKIAREIEAGMTFINGAGQTSLGYKYMPFGGIKQSGIGRENSKMAFDEYIEIHAINLHKRE
- a CDS encoding TRAP transporter permease; this encodes MNNTEENFKKDLNLEKVEEIEFQKYRKFEGSFLKTLLSTNLALIPIVGILYILGIHQKLGLSIYTEQYIGIFLGLVLCAVYLSVPATKRASKTKIPWYDWILAALGLNAGLYILFFYPTIVMGMGTVTTNRFILSVMAVLLIMEAIRRLLGKGLLIVVLVFLFYGYFAPYFPGIFKGSSTPVDQLFNYMYLDSNSLLNLLAIAATIALSFIFFGQILLYFGGADILNNFAISAFGRFRGGPAKGSILGSSLVGTITGGPVANVILTGSVTIPLMKKSGYSSEEAGAVESVASTGGQIMPPVMGVAAFIIAETLGVPYADVALAALIPALFFYLCLFFQVDFIAGKKGIKRMEKKDIPLMVNVLKKGWMVIPTLASLIYLLFFLGYSPQISGLYASVVGIVFLSFQKEIRKKMIKLFPVIFIDTGKVMLEIGIVLSAAGLIVGITGITGLGFNLGLILTSLAEYGLFFLLVASAIVSIILGMGMPSVAAYALVAVLVAPTLVELGIDPLAAHLFVFYFAILSNFTPPVAMACFTAAPIAKADPTKIGFQAMRLGVIGYIVPFLFVYAPELLLRYNNPAPWLETITTIGTALIACYLLAMAFEGYLFQALTPIKRVIIFILAGCLFVPISVWEYSWILNSVAFVSSIIFIVKEWRIRNKMKESAFSLLHAK
- a CDS encoding TAXI family TRAP transporter solute-binding subunit, translated to MRPKNVRRILVNLLTILGVLIFVAGCNENATPKSGNNTSAEDVSETSKDTTKVNRNISIGTTPVGVSYNSVGTGLAKVISTNSDVKMSVKPSNGISAWGPQLNRGEIELGVASGPDLVWAFRGENGYEPTKNMRLLVRGNYLGVTGAAVRENTSIHSIADLKGKKVAADYPGSAIAKMVLEAALTVNGLGWADVQQVPIPTTSAGIEAIQDNRVDAAFALTPTTPIAQEVHNAVGMRSVSFLDNVSVNDIDSVEQETIDNINAIVPGVRLAVIKESGYIAEDQIGLEYPSLMVASSHLSDEVAYEIMETLWMNYEELHPIHDWFTTWTPEGMFDPEPDLPYHPGAVQFFKDKGIWNDEVEKNQEILLEQAAS
- a CDS encoding FAD-dependent oxidoreductase, coding for MEKDPIIIAGAGPVGVTLAEILSSKGIPVLLFEKNDVPNREWRASTFHAGTLELLEETGLVEELIQRGLKADKVQYRDRKNGLFAEFDFAMLKDETKYPYRLQCSQATYVEVVFERLRKRPLVDIRFESEVVDFIQDDNGVTVIVKTPKGKETYRTPYLLGTDGGRSTIRKKLGVTFEGYTHEERWMLVGTTRPFDQYISDLAYVNYIADPKEFLFILRVPDAWRILFPVPPHVKDEDALNEDTIQRTMQEALNTKDYFPIVENTIYKIHQRVAGKFYENRVVLVGDAAHLNSPMGGLGLNSGIHDAVDLSKRMIRIWERTTNAKDELDMYSTVRRKVAINYVKEISEKNTSTLKEENQEQRAKLQKDMADLANDPIRAKQWMLRSAMIASVREQGIGEPPSRQTSFQS
- a CDS encoding cupin domain-containing protein yields the protein MNASKEILSFNKKLEGENLGPLWSSIHQLNTIEPEAKPIPYLWKKELIERNLEEAEELLEVGAGADRRAVFLINPGMKDLKPVGWGGATQTLYAAVQAVKPGEIAPSHRHTTTALRFIMKGEGAKGRVNGEKITFEPGDFLITPSWVWHDHANEGNETVYWMDCLDSPFTKYMNVSFTEFYPEKQQKLLVPDDYSSTRYQGGMVRPISDRQPSLAPLGRYKWNQTKSGLDGLSKLNPDLFDGFAVEYINPSTGKDANNRIGSRMQKLSPGFQGKAHRHVHSNVYHVFKGTGYTVMNGVRFDWSEGDFFVIPSWIWHEHVNTSDSEEVLLFSTNDLPIMEAFDFERVEEYELNNGHQEIKEVFKPIY
- a CDS encoding fumarylacetoacetate hydrolase family protein, encoding MKIAIFNESIPGIIKEDRIFDISNLIPWNSKEPQISLVKLMENYEDLKLEVDDYILKANSYPLEDVVLRPPVPKPGKIIAAPVNYYLHQDEMNEQFDNAEYTIEKLGFFLKAPSSIIGPNETVKLPYKDRRTDHEAELAFVIGRKAKDVPASEAWKYIFGYFALMDITVRGKEDRPWRKSFDTFTPIGPWIVTADEIENPNELGFKLWVNEEERHSANTRDLIYNCYQFLEAASAVMTLEPGDILTTGTPEGVGPITKGDIVRIQIDRIGEFSVSVDYK